A window of Piliocolobus tephrosceles isolate RC106 chromosome 13, ASM277652v3, whole genome shotgun sequence contains these coding sequences:
- the LOC111540087 gene encoding keratin, type I cytoskeletal 18 produces the protein MSFTTRSTFSTNYRSLGSVQAPSYGARPVSSAASVYAGAGGSGSRISVSRSTSFRGGMGSGGLASGMAGGLAGMGGIQNEKETMQSLNDRLASYLDRVRSLETENRRLESKIREHLEKKGPQVRDWSHYFKIIEDLRAQIFANTVDNARIVLQIDNARLAADDFRVKYETELAMRQSVENDIHGLRKVIDDTNVTRLQLETEIEALKEELLFMKKNHEEEVKGLQAQIASSGLTVEVDAPKSQDLAKIMADIRAQYDELARKNREELDKYWSQQIEESTTVVTTQSAEVGAAETTLTELRRTVQSLEIDLDSMRNLKASLENSLREVEARYALQMEQLNGILLHLESELAQTRAEGQRQAQEYEALLNIKVKLEAEIATYRRLLEDGEEFNLGDALDSSNSMQTIQKTTTRRIVDGKVVSETNDTKVLRH, from the coding sequence ATGAGCTTCACCACTCGCTCCACCTTCTCTACCAACTACCGGTCCCTGGGCTCTGTCCAGGCGCCCAGCTACGGCGCCCGGCCGGTCAGCAGCGCGGCCAGTGTCTATGCAGGCGCCGGGGGCTCTGGTTCCCGGATCTCCGTGTCCCGCTCCACCAGCTTCCGGGGCGGCATGGGGTCCGGGGGCCTGGCCTCAGGGATGGCCGGGGGTCTGGCAGGAATGGGAGGCATCCAGAACGAGAAGGAGACCATGCAAAGCCTGAACGACCGCCTGGCCTCTTACCTGGACAGAGTGAGGAGCCTGGAGACCGAGAACCGGAGGCTGGAGAGCAAAATCCGGGAGCACTTGGAGAAGAAGGGACCCCAGGTCAGAGACTGGAGCCATTACTTCAAGATCATCGAGGACCTGAGGGCTCAGATCTTCGCAAATACTGTGGACAATGCCCGCATCGTTCTGCAGATTGACAATGCCCGTCTTGCTGCTGATGACTTTAGAGTCAAGTATGAGACAGAGCTGGCCATGCGCCAGTCTGTGGAGAATGACATCCATGGGCTCCGCAAGGTCATTGATGACACCAATGTCACTCGACtgcagctggagacagagatcgaggctctcaaggaggagctgctcttCATGAAGAAGAACCACGAAGAGGAAGTAAAAGGCCTACAAGCCCAGATTGCCAGCTCTGGGTTGACCGTGGAGGTAGATGCCCCCAAATCTCAGGACCTCgccaagatcatggcagacaTCCGGGCCCAATATGACGAGCTGGCTCGGAAGAACCGAGAGGAGTTAGACAAGTACTGGTCTCAGCAGATTGAGGAGAGCACCACAGTGGTCACCACACAGTCCGCCGAGGTTGGAGCTGCTGAGACGACGCTCACAGAGCTGAGACGTACAGTCCAGTCCTTGGAGATCGACCTGGACTCCATGAGAAATCTGAAGGCCagcttggagaacagcctgagggaggtggaggcccgCTACGCCCTACAGATGGAGCAGCTCAATGGGATCCTGCTGCACCTGGAGTCAGAGCTCGCACAGACCCGGGCAGAGGGACAGCGACaggcccaggagtatgaggcccTGCTGAACATCAAGGTCAAGCTGGAAGCTGAGATTGCCACCTACCGCCGCCTGCTGGAAGACGGCGAGGAATTCAATCTTGGTGATGCCTTGGACAGCAGCAACTCCATGCAAACCATCCAAAAGACCACCACCCGCCGGATAGTGGATGGCAAAGTGGTGTCTGAGACCAACGACACCAAAGTTCTGAGGCATTAa